One window of Phoenix dactylifera cultivar Barhee BC4 chromosome 5, palm_55x_up_171113_PBpolish2nd_filt_p, whole genome shotgun sequence genomic DNA carries:
- the LOC108511442 gene encoding protein LIM1 — translation MAAARSFVSLPSMLLFARATFVLLLVALAAQSQVAQSQNCSAALSQLTTCAPFVVPGASQGPPSDQCCAALQGVDHTCLCNTLNIISRLPSSCKLPSVTCNA, via the exons ATGGCAGCAGCTAGGTCATTCGTCTCTCTTCCTTCCATGTTGCTCTTCGCTAGAGCTACCTTCGTGCTCTTGCTTGTGGCTTTGGCTGCGCAGTCTCAGGTGGCTCAGTCTCAGAACTGCTCGGCTGCACTTAGTCAGCTCACGACTTGCGCGCCTTTTGTTGTCCCTGGCGCGAGCCAAGGTCCTCCTAGTGACCAATGCTGTGCTGCTCTTCAAGGAGTAGACCACACCTGCCTCTGTAACACGCTGAACATCATCTCTCGCCTGCCGAGCAGCTGCAAGCTCCCTTCAGTCACTTGCA ATGCCTGA
- the LOC103711145 gene encoding probable methyltransferase PMT15, which produces MAGAFTPYSSVWKLYKPYWKRVNFLSIAAIVVLCSASYLLGIWQHGGGGATSRAASSTILATVSCDDNNNSPSSTAVTALDFANHHAADESGFAAPARRDFPACEAKYSEYTPCEDVARSLKFPRDRLIYRERHCPVKGEELRCLIPAPAGYRNPFPWPESRGVAWFANVPHKELTVEKAVQNWIRVDGEKFRFPGGGTMFPNGADAYIDEIDRLINLRDGSVRTAIDTGCGVASWGAYLLSRDILTMSFAPRDSHEAQVQFALERGVPAMVGILASNRLPYPSRAFDMAHCSRCLIPWHQYDGLYLIEIDRILRPGGYWILSGPPINWKRHWKGWERSQEDLSAEQSAIEATAKRLCWKKIKEEGDIAIWQKPTNHIHCKANRKIIQSPQFCTDQNPDAAWYTKMEACITPLPEVDSIQDMAGGELKRWPERLVAVPPRISSGSLNGVTDEMFFQDTELWKKRVGYYKKLLNLGEKGRYRNLLDMNAQFGGFAAAMIDEPVWVMNVVPTAANSSTLGVIYERGLIGTYQDWCEAMSTYPRTYDLLHADSVFTLYKDRCQMEDILLEMDRILRPEGTVIFRDDVDVLVKIRSITDGMRWKSQIADHEDGPRQKEKILLAVKDYWTLSDQ; this is translated from the exons ATGGCCGGCGCTTTCACACCATATTCCAGTGTATGGAAGCTCTACAAGCCTTATTGGAAGCGGGTCAATTTCCTGTCCATCGCCGCCATCGTCGTCCTCTGCTCCGCCTCCTACCTCCTTGGCATCTGGCAACAtggcggtggaggcgccacCTCCCGCGCCGCCTCCTCCACCATCCTGGCTACCGTCTCCTGTGACGATAACAATAACTCCCCCTCGTCCACCGCCGTTACTGCTCTCGACTTTGCCAACCACCATGCCGCCGACGAGTCCGGCTTCGCCGCCCCGGCGAGGCGGGACTTCCCGGCGTGCGAAGCAAAGTACTCGGAGTACACGCCGTGCGAGGACGTGGCCCGGTCGCTGAAGTTCCCCAGGGACCGGCTGATCTACCGGGAGCGGCACTGCCCGGTGAAGGGGGAGGAGCTTCGGTGCCTGATCCCGGCGCCGGCGGGCTACCGGAATCCGTTCCCGTGGCCGGAGAGCCGCGGGGTGGCGTGGTTCGCGAACGTGCCCCACAAGGAGCTCACGGTGGAGAAGGCGGTCCAGAACTGGATCCGGGTCGATGGGGAAAAGTTCCGGTTCCCCGGCGGCGGGACCATGTTCCCCAACGGTGCCGACGCCTACATCGACGAAATCGACAGGCTTATCAACCTCCGCGACGGGTCCGTCCGGACCGCCATCGACACCGGTTGTGGG GTGGCGAGCTGGGGAGCTTACCTTCTTTCCAGGGACATCTTAACAATGTCATTTGCCCCAAGGGACTCCCATGAAGCGCAGGTCCAATTTGCCCTCGAGCGAGGCGTGCCGGCCATGGTCGGCATCCTTGCCTCCAACCGCCTCCCGTACCCATCGAGGGCCTTCGACATGGCGCACTGCTCCCGCTGCCTCATTCCTTGGCATCAGTATG ATGGGCTCTACTTGATTGAGATCGACCGTATTCTGAGACCGGGTGGGTACTGGATCCTATCAGGTCCTCCCATCAATTGGAAGCGCCACTGGAAAGGGTGGGAGAGATCACAGGAGGACCTAAGTGCAGAGCAGTCAGCTATCGAAGCCACGGCCAAGAGACTCTGCTGGAAGAAAATAAAGGAGGAGGGAGACATTGCAATCTGGCAGAAGCCCACCAACCACATACACTGCAAAGCTAATCGGAAAATCATCCAGTCTCCGCAGTTCTGCACAGATCAGAATCCTGACGCTGCTTG GTACACAAAGATGGAGGCTTGCATTACTCCCCTACCTGAGGTGGATTCAATTCAAGACATGGCTGGTGGGGAATTGAAGAGATGGCCTGAGAGACTGGTGGCAGTGCCACCAAGAATTAGTAGTGGAAGCCTCAATGGCGTTACCGATGAGATGTTCTTCCAAGATACCGAGCTGTGGAAGAAGAGGGTGGGGTACTACAAGAAGCTGCTCAACCTAGGAGAGAAGGGTAGATACCGCAACCTACTCGACATGAACGCGCAGTTTGGTGGATTCGCAGCTGCCATGATTGATGAGCCAGTCTGGGTGATGAACGTCGTGCCTACTGCGGCGAATAGTAGCACGCTTGGTGTTATCTATGAGCGTGGCTTAATTGGAACCTATCAGGATTG GTGCGAAGCAATGTCTACATACCCAAGGACTTACGACCTCCTTCATGCCGATTCGGTGTTTACTCTTTACAAGGACAG ATGCCAAATGGAAGACATTTTGTTGGAGATGGATAGAATCCTGAGGCCTGAGGGTACAGTGATCTTTAGAGATGATGTTGATGTTTTGGTGAAGATCAGGAGCATTACTGATGGAATGAGATGGAAAAGCCAGATTGCTGACCATGAAGATGGTCCTCGCCAGAAGGAGAAGATTCTGTTGGCAGTCAAGGATTATTGGACGTTGTCAGACCAATAG
- the LOC103711144 gene encoding E3 ubiquitin-protein ligase BIG BROTHER-like — protein sequence MGMEFETKEKKQVNVYYVNAPVSCVVEENFGGYFHDYDVSALAEDLQAQESAYETFQRNARSDTTRASSSNNSRHNHDHLPREAERNSSKTANVGSQLAIDEALARELQELENQLADTSLGGITETEADANPTQSSSANLERNSASLSVQVAQDDVDPDNMTYEELQRLSEAIGTESRGLSDELISFLPNSRYKIGLFSKKEKHEECVICYLAYKNRDKLITLPCQHQYHKTCITKWLKINKACPVCGAEVFGSK from the exons ATGGGGATGGAATTTGAGACAAAGGAAAAGAAGCAAGTAAATGTTTACTATGTAAATGCCCCCGTCTCTTGTGTGGTGGAAGAGAATTTTGGAGGATATTTCCACGATTATGATGTTTCTGCACTGGCAGAAGATCTTCAAGCTCAG GAAAGTGCCTATGAAACCTTCCAAAGAAATGCTCGGAGTGATACAACAAGAGCTTCCTCAAGCAATAACTCTAGACATAATCATGATCATCTCCCAAGGGAAGCCGAAAGAAATTCTTCAAAAACTGCAAATGTTGGGTCACAGCTAGCTATAGATGAAGCTCTAGCTAGAGAATTGCAAGAGTTGGAGAATCAGCTTGCTGATACTTCCCTTGGTGGAATTACTGAAACAGAAGCTg ATGCAAACCCCACACAATCTTCCTCAGCTAATTTGGAACGTAATTCTGCAAGCTTGTCTGTTCAG GTTGCGCAGGATGATGTAGACCCAGATAATATGACTTATGAG gaATTGCAACGGCTAAGTGAAGCTATAGGCACGGAAAGCAGAGGATTATCTGATGAGCTTATATCCTTTCTTCCAAATTCAAGATACAAAATTGGTTTATTCTCgaagaaagaaaaacatgagGA ATGTGTGATCTGCTATTTGGCTTATAAGAACCGAGATAAATTGATCACATTGCCTTGCCAACATCAATATCATAAAACCTGTATCACGAAATGGTTAAAGATCAACAAG GCATGCCCAGTTTGCGGTGCGGAGGTTTTTGGTTCTAAATGA